A DNA window from Massilia putida contains the following coding sequences:
- a CDS encoding DUF2868 domain-containing protein, producing MNERTARDVVLMRAIETADAKREILSEDDRVYASRSARELAHWQAAEGKSEPRLDHFLGQRAELILKRLAERTPAFAAFRQRRSVLPLLAVLLPIVGFVAGAGLDRIGNPHRVDLLSAPLLLILGWNLLVYLALIVWALVPSKTTGWASPRLLRRLSVGKAALPRKLPAPLAAGIAQYVTDWSQLTAKLTHLRLARTIHFAAATFALGAIASLYARGVLTQYAAGWESTFLAAPQVHALLSFLFAPALAVFPLQGFSLADVQALHFVQEPSPAGGARWVHLYAATLLLLVVLPRLVLAVVSALRARRIAHRFPLDLGQPYYRLLADRVGASGPAVLRVIPYSFTVDEARHKGLAAVATMVLGEQAQLMLRPSCAYGEEPKELLRDARLDDPDVAITAVLFNLAATPERENHGAFLDYLARNTPRGIAVLLDESGLVERGAGQGGFDNRVVERVALWHEFCRYHHTRATVVDLLHPERHPLDLGNGLAVSGAA from the coding sequence ATGAACGAGCGGACCGCACGCGATGTCGTCCTGATGCGCGCTATCGAAACCGCCGACGCCAAGCGCGAGATCCTTTCCGAAGACGACCGCGTGTACGCCAGCCGCAGCGCGCGCGAGCTGGCGCATTGGCAGGCCGCCGAAGGCAAGAGCGAGCCCAGGCTCGATCATTTCCTCGGCCAACGCGCGGAACTCATCCTCAAACGTCTGGCCGAGCGCACGCCGGCCTTTGCCGCCTTCCGCCAGCGGCGCAGCGTGCTGCCCCTGCTGGCGGTGCTGCTGCCCATCGTCGGTTTCGTGGCCGGGGCGGGGCTCGACCGCATCGGCAATCCGCACCGCGTCGACCTGTTGTCGGCGCCGCTGCTCTTGATCCTCGGTTGGAACCTGCTCGTGTATCTCGCCCTGATCGTGTGGGCGCTCGTGCCGTCGAAGACCACCGGCTGGGCGAGCCCGCGCCTGCTGCGGCGGCTGTCCGTCGGCAAGGCCGCGCTGCCGCGCAAGCTCCCGGCGCCGCTCGCCGCCGGCATCGCGCAATACGTTACGGACTGGTCGCAGCTGACGGCCAAGCTCACGCATCTGCGCCTCGCGCGCACGATCCACTTCGCCGCAGCCACGTTCGCGCTCGGTGCGATCGCGTCGCTGTACGCGCGCGGCGTGCTGACCCAATATGCTGCCGGGTGGGAAAGCACCTTCCTGGCCGCGCCGCAGGTGCATGCGCTGCTGTCCTTCCTGTTCGCGCCCGCGCTGGCCGTGTTCCCGCTGCAGGGTTTTTCGCTGGCCGACGTCCAGGCCCTTCACTTCGTGCAGGAACCGTCGCCCGCCGGCGGCGCGCGCTGGGTGCACCTGTATGCTGCGACGCTGTTGCTGCTCGTCGTGCTGCCGCGCCTCGTGCTGGCCGTCGTGTCCGCGCTGCGTGCGCGCCGTATCGCACATCGGTTTCCCCTCGACCTGGGCCAACCCTATTATCGGCTGCTGGCCGACCGCGTCGGGGCGTCCGGTCCGGCCGTGCTGCGCGTGATCCCGTACAGCTTCACGGTCGACGAAGCGCGCCATAAAGGTCTCGCGGCCGTCGCGACGATGGTCCTCGGCGAACAAGCGCAGTTGATGCTGCGCCCGTCCTGCGCGTATGGCGAAGAACCGAAGGAACTGCTGCGCGACGCGCGCCTGGACGATCCCGATGTCGCCATCACGGCCGTTCTCTTCAATCTCGCGGCGACGCCTGAACGCGAGAACCACGGCGCCTTTCTCGACTATCTGGCGCGCAATACGCCGCGCGGCATCGCCGTGCTGCTCGACGAATCCGGCCTCGTCGAACGCGGCGCCGGCCAGGGTGGCTTCGACAATCGCGTGGTGGAGCGCGTCGCGCTGTGGCACGAGTTCTGCAGGTACCACCACACCCGCGCGACCGTCGTCGACCTGCTGCATCCCGAGCGCCATCCGCTCGACCTCGGGAACGGCCTTGCCGTCTCGGGTGCGGCATGA